ATACCACCACCTGGAGATGCCGGGGATCGAACCCGGGGCCTCATACATGCAAAGcatgcgctctaccactgagctacatccccgtTCGCCCTCGCCAGCTTCTCAGGACTCTCCTAGTAATTGCGTATTGTACGGCTCCCAACCGTAGATTGAGATTTACGAGCAGCAGACCACAAACATTTGCAAAATTCGCGAGAGGCCGCCGCGCCGCGTGCTGTTCGAGAGTCTTTCTCCCACCCTCCGTAAAGAAGCTGTTCTTTCCGGAAAGATCCCCGGGAGCGGAGAGATCCCgggctgggaagaggggagaaaagagactCACTCATCAGGCATTATGACAAAAAAAAGAACCGTGACTCCAAAAAGAAAGATacgtttggtttttgttttaaatgcaaGATAATGTAGTAAAacataaaaagttaaaacaaaacaatgaagttAATTGCTGTAGATGCGGAAAGTGCATAGGAAATGGGCGGGTTCTCAAAtgctcgggtttttttttttcttaattttacatttaaatctgAGTGGTCGTGATGGCCTGTTGGCTTCGTGGATAAGGTCACATCTGAAAGGAGACCTGGAGGAAGTGCACACTTTACGGATTTCTGCAAGACGCATCAGCAGTGTGAGTCCAGGAGCTGGTCCGCTAGGATTCGATGGTGGTGCCGTTATTTTTGTCTGGTTAACATTTGCAAGTCAAACATAAACCAATCAAACCGCTTCAGCATGGTATCCCGCCATGAGTCAGTTGCCCTGCCGAACACTAAAGAGGTGTTTGCCACATTTGATTGCATGCTGTGTACGGATGGGGGATTTGAATAGAAAAAGTGAtcaagtaaaaaaacaaacaaaccaaccttcAAAGGATTAGTGAGCTACTTGGGGGCTATAGTCCttagaaataactttttttttttttttaatctgcttcTCACGTAACCCAAGCTGACCTTCAAGTAGCTGTGtagccagagatgaccttgaattcctgatcctctgcccttcaatgctgtgattacagatctgtgccaccaggcccagcaaaTAACACATCACTGAAGGTCCCTGAGGCCTTTACTCTGACTTCTTGGTAGATATACTAGCCCAGCTCACCATCTGTAGTTCTGTGCCCGAAGATTCTAAGGCATTTCTTAGTCCCAGGACTCAGGACTTAGTCCCAGTCCCAGTTGCTTCTTCAACTGACTTAAAGTTCCTGATCTTAAAAATAATTGTAGTTGAACTTGCAGAAAAATTAAAACGTTCCATGACGGAGGCAGGCGAAGAATCAAGCAAAAGCCACGACACGGGAGTCTTTCCGACGCGTGGGAGTGTCAAGAAGGCTCACAGGGCTGCATTGTGACGAGGACAGGGGAGTGTGAGTATAGGAGCTGGACACAAGGAGAAGGTGGAGTCTTCAGGTTATTGTGAGGACTTCAATTTGTACTTAGAAGTTAGAAGCTACAGGTGGGTTTTGAGCAGAGGCCTCTGATGTATACTGTGGAGATATCAGCTCTAAAAGGGTTCTCTAAAGTAAAAAAGAAGTAGAAgtgttgtggggtattcaccagagagcTCTGCTCAGACATGGATTTAAggcaatagaaagtctttattagctggccgGCAGCTACACTGGGTGTACAGGGTCACCTTTTTCAgggtgagcttttttttttttaaatttatctgtttaattatactcatgatattcattaattacactcatgatattaattacatttgtggtattcattgataaccttcgcagtattcattcaataactatatttatgatattcattaattacattaattgtattgatttattacattcatgatattatgttcTGATAGCACTGTCTGttgtgggacttttccatcacacaaaacagagattctgtacttaggagaTCATTGCTCTATAtgcctttcttcttcatcttgagataacgtctaatctttctgtctctgtgaacttgcatattctatatatttcatgtaatacaattctatagtatttgtcccttttttgaatgtaaaaacattttatgtacaactgcaggagaaataatacacagatagcttgaacataaaaataggttataattcaaaagcccagggttatttgaaactggaaaatattttccatgcagaaaatagtaaaaatgatatttCCCAATAAGCACTtctaagccaaataatagctgaattatacatataaatattgattaaattCTGGGATatagaagaaacctatcttcatctgttcagagagctaatATTTTACtgaagttgtgtaagtgagattcctattcatcttccccatTCACTTTTTTATTTCCGGAAGACATTTTTCTGTAGGCTAGTCCATAATCTAAAACGACATACTTAATTAGTAAGAACAGTTACTTATGTTAActgttagccagaagcagaactacagaagcttaaaaagcaaggttagtacactTAGAGACTTTCCAGAACTATGTGGACTTTGGCGGATgaggcctttgttttagttttggcggGCGGTGCTGTTGTCCGTATGCTGAGTTCTGcagcctgaatggcacttccatcatggagtcagttgtgctaagggcTGGCGCCCTGTTATACAAGCGATCGCAAAGAGTGTTGAGACTGAGGCCTAGGGCCTGAGCCAGGGCAGGGTAGAAGTGGAGTGGGAAGCCTGAGATACTAACTAGGAAGTAGGAGGCCGTGGACTGGAAGGAAGGGGGAATGGAGAGTTCTGAGTGGCAGGGAAAAGATGCTATCAGGCAGGGCAGACACATCAGAGAGAAGAGGTGAGGTCTGCCCTTTGGGTTAGAATTGAGTGAGTGGATGGTGACATTGACAAGAAAAGTtttgggaggggtggaggaggaagccTGGCCCTAGTGGCCTCCAGAGCGAAACAAGAACACCAGCTCGAAAGACAGAgaagggttgttgtttttttcgttgttgttggttttttgtttgtttgtttttcttttttcttttctttttctttttttgttttttgagacaggctttctctgtgtagctttgcgcctttcctagaacttgcttggtagaccaggctggcctcgaactcacagagatcctcctgcctctgcctcccgagtgctgggattaaaggcatgcgccactcttttttgtttttgtttgtttgttttttctttttctttttttggggtgtgtgtgtgatgctgaaaTAATACTGAATGAAACGAGAAAAAGTGGTTGTATTACTTGTTCAAAATtaaagaggaagggggaagaatgGTAAGAAATACAGTTACAAAAGTGGACAAAAGGCCACGCTTGGGGTGAGGAGGTACAGCCAAATTCCAGACCCTAAGTTTAGCTCAGTGCAGTGCCAGGGTGAATGGTTACGCGGGGAACCAGACACCTGGCCCCGGGAGGCAGGCTTTCCTTTGCCCCCGCAGTGCAGGGTCAGCCTAGGTCAGCAACTGGGAGTGGAGCCCAGCTAGGCTTGTGCGCTCACCTGTCCCGGACAGTTCCCTACTGCTGATTGGGTCATCCTGGGGCGGCCTAGAGAGGCCgaggaagggagggggtgggggtcgATAGAAGGGAGGTCCCGGGCTGGGGTGGTGGCTCTGGGAGCTCAGAGAAAGGGCACCGCCcgcctccctccactcccccagcTGGTGCACCCTCGGCTCAAGTCTCAGCTTGCCGGGCGGCAGCCCCGCCCTTCCTCATCCAGTAGTGCTCgggagcccagcccagcccggAGTGTCCCGTAGAGTCCAGGGGCCTCCCCAGCGCCGCAAGACTTGGATGTACCGAGGGCACGGATGGCGACCGTGGGGCCGCGGACCGGGCCGAACGCGGGGGCCGAAGCGCTGGCCCTGGCGGCAGAGCTCCAAGGAGAGGCGACGTGCTCCATCTGCCTAGAGTTCTTCCAGGAACCGGTGTCGGTCGAGTGCGGCCACAGCTTCTGCCGCGCCTGCATCACGCGCTGCTGGGAGCGTCCCGCCGCGGGCACCGGCACGGCGACCCGCACGCTGCCCTTCCCACTGCCCTGCCCGCAGTGCCGCGAGCCCGCGCGCCCCAGCCAGCTGCGGCCCAACCGACAGCTGGCCGCGGTGGCCTCGCTGCTTCGGCGCTTCAGCCTGCCCCCTACCGTCTCGGGGGAGTGCGGGACCCCGAAGGCGGCGGCCGGGGCGGCGGCCGCGCGCTGTTCGCAGCACGGGGAGCAGCTTAAGCTCTACTGCCAGGACGACGGCCGTGCCATCTGCGTGGTGTGCGACCGCGCCCGCGAGCATCGTGAGCACGCGGTGCTGCCCCTGGAGGAGGCGGTGCAGGAGGCCAAGGTGGGTGCACGGTCGCCTCGACCCCCGGCTCTCTTCTCCAGCCCTCCCGGCTCTCCTGGCCGACTACAGGCCGCATGGCCTTCCGCGGAGCACGCGTCTCCTTTCTCTCATCCCGATCTGCGGTTTTCCAGGAcacatccctcctctcctctggtcTCTCAGGCCCCACTGCCCGGAGATGGCGGCCCCAGGGACTTGAAGATTTTCTTGTTACCAACTGTTGTTGTAACTCTGCccgggagaaaaaaaaaaatctgtttgcaCGCCCACACATCCTTTGCCTTCACTTACTTACTCCTCTCGTAGAGGCGTGGCACCTTCTTAAAGTACCCGGTTCATAGAGGACCACAATGGTTTGTGGCCTGCCTCAAGAGGCCCGGGCTGTGCGAAGCCCATGGGTTCTGGGCGCCTCCCCTTTGTCTGTCCCTTGCTGGGCAGCCGCACAAGAGGTGTGTGCACCCCCTAGTCTTTGCGGCTCCGTCCGTCTTCAGCTCTCCTACATGTGTGCTTTCTGCCGCTTGAGAGGAGAGCAGGAGACAAGGTGAACTGAACCAACAAAGTGCGAGTCTTGAGTTTCAGTGCAGACCCTGTGGCTCACTTCACTGGGGCCTCTGGAGTGCCCTTGTATTTGCTCTGCACGGATAGGCTTAGTCTGCACAGGCCATGTTCACCCCACAGCCGGGGATGATATCTATCCCGAGAACAGAACCTTGGCTTTCTCCCAGCTGTCTCTAGGATGGCACATGAGAgggtttccagaattctcttcccatAGTGTCTCCTTTCATATCTCAGGAGCTGCTGGATTCCAGGCTGAAGGCCTTGAAGAAAGAACTAGAAGAGTATGACGTGTTCCGGTCTAcggaggagagggagagcaaggagcTTCTGGTGAGTCCAAGTGTGGGAGGCATGAGGTTGTGAATactcaggggagggaggagggggagggggagagagagagatggggggcgggggagttgAAACAGTAGGGTGGATTTCAGAAAGATAATGTGGTATACATCGTGAAGGTTGACTATACAATTTATAATACAAACCAGAGCTTGTGAAAGAGACCATTCAAAAATATCTCTAGGATGTACATTCGTAACCAACCAATTAGGTCCTGTAGCGACAACATCTTGTAACTGAATGCATTAATATTTCTTCACAGAAACATgtaatattaaatgaaaacatgATTACAATAAGGAGCCACATATCAGCCTGCCCTGGAAAGAACTGTGGGCAAATGTTCATTTTCAAAGCTTCGATTTAAGAATTAGAGGTTCAGGGAGAAGATGGTGAAGGGGGATCAGAACTGCTCCTGGCTGTGGCAGAGGACAGACAGGAGGCCTGGGGACTCTGCTCCTAAGTAGCCTCTAGTGTCCAGCACCTccaatttgaaaggaaaatgggACTCATCTTGGTTACTATGGACAAACATGAGTCTGTCATTTTCTACCTCACGAATTCAGTCCCTAGCTCAATAAATAGTGCTAAAAGAATGAAAGGAACCAATAGGGCCTTTTAGGACGAAGTCATTTGTTCATAAAGCTAGGAatagagggagaggcaggcatggAGGACCCTTAGTCTCTAAAaaattatctatttgtttatatttatattgtggGGTGCATGTGCCACTGtctgcatgtggaggtctgagggcaCCTTTGTCTCAGTCCCTGCCCTCCGCCTTGAGGGAAATTCTCCGGATTGAACAGGTTTATGAGCCAGCCAAGTGTCTTTTACCTGCTGAGATATCTCACTAGCCCAAACTCTCTACTCTTTATGTTAGGTAGGGAAAGACTATGGAGTTCAGATGCTCAGGCTCCTCTCTGAGctcgttgttgttgttattgttgttttgtttgagaccgagtctctctatatagccctggaacttgctatgcagaccaaagaccaggctagcctcaaacctaCAGAGACCCACCAGCTTctccctccctagtgctaggattgaagCTGTATGCCGCCATGCCCGGCCCTCTCCTTACTCCTAACTGTTTTTACACCTTCATCCATCGGACCTCCCAGACTTTCACATTTAATCATTCACTTCTCTCCCCAAAGCAAAGTTCACCCATCCAGACCTTTATTCCACCTCCGCTGGAGAAAGCAGCAAGAGCATACAAACCTCTTcaacctttgctttgcatctatgACTGAGAGGACATTCTCTATGGCCTGGGCAACTTCCCAGTCTCTAACCTACTTCCCCAGGATATTGTTTAGCACCTCCCGTCTCTGCCCTTTCTCAAACCCTCCCTCTAAAACTATCCAAACCAGGGCCTTTCACAgccaagcaagtgctctactgctgagccacacgTCCCTCATTCTTCTCACCATACATACAGCAGCAGGTGAGCCTGCCTCTGTTCCACCAAACAGGGATTTTATAATTGTACATATCATGTGGGCTGGAAGTcaggggtgggaagaggagatTACTCTCATCTGAAAAATGCCCTTACCTCAGGGGACACCCAGTAATGTCTGGAGGTATTTTGGGTTGTCAGCACTGGGAGTGTCACTGGCATTTACTGGCCACCTCCCAGGAAGCCCCCACAGCCAGGAATTATCTGGCTCCAAAGGTCAACAGCAGCAAGATTGGGACACCTCTGTTTACAGTTGTCTTAGTCTGGGAgtctgctttctgctgctgtcaCACAGTATCACTGACTGTGTGCTTTttcaagaatggaatgtcacaggtaaagccatggaacacgtggcaacacatagatgaacagaaatgggctgaatttaaagtgcaagagctagtcagtggtaggcctgagctaatggccaagcagttttaattaaaaaaaaaaaaatggagtgtaccagggtgtgatggctcacacctttaattccagcagttgtGGGTCAGAAACAggttatctgtgagtttgaggctagcctggtcttcataatgaattccaggacagccagggctacataacaacaacaacaacaacaacaacaacaacaacgatggTAAGAGTTTagttcacagttctggaggctgggaagcctAAGGATGGTGCCAGTAGCCCTCTGCACTTCATGAGAGCTTTCTTACTGAACCATAACAagaaagctccaggccagccagagaccttgtctctaaaacacAGGGTGAaagagaattaaataaataaatacagagaggGGGGGAAAAAGCAACCTTTGATTTAATCCTCATGATGGAAGCTGCAGCTTGAGGTAGCTGTGCCCTAAGGTAGGTGTAAAGCCCGTGTCCTAAGGAGACACCAGGGGACATGtgtggcagaggagagaggagtgtGTGTTGAGGCTGTAGCTTGTACAGAGTCAGGGGTGTGCACACTATGCATGTGTGGGTATGCCTCTTTCTCCGGTGAGGGGGAAGCAACCAGGCCCTGGagctcgatctgtagaccaggctggcctcgaactcacaaagatccgcctgcctctgcctcccgagtgctggcattaaaggcttacgccaccaccgcccggccctcaaAACTGACTTAATGTTCTGCCCAAGTCGCTTCTCCTCTAATTGTGTGACAACTTTTTCCCGAGACAGAAGCAGATGGTTGCCGAGAAGGAGAAGGTGGGGGCAGAGTTCCAGGCACTTCGGGCCTTTCTGGTGGAGCAGGAGGGTCGGCTTTTAGGCCGACTGGAGGTGCTGTCCCGGGAAGTGACCCAGAAGCAGAATGAGAACATGGCGCAGCTGGAGAATGAGATCACTCAGCTGTCCAAGCTCACCAGCCAGATCCAGGAGACAGCTCAGAAGCCGGACCTAGACTTCCTCCAGGTGAGGCTGGCCCAGCCACAGCCTTGAGGCATTCGTCCCCAGGCATTAGGAAAGGCTGCTGGAGGACAATCagaccacaggaggaaggggatCGGAGGAAAGGGCACTGGGATTGGAAGGCGGGAAGGGATGTGATAGAACTTTCATGGTTATCAGCCATtataatttctaatttatttttcttttagttttgtatACACATAATCGAGATCAGTCTCAGAAAACAATCCTTAACTTTGCAACCTGTAATAATTCACTCTAAATGTGCTCTATGCTattctatttcattaaaaaaaaaaaattggggctggagagatggctcagagttaacaacactggctgtttgattcccagtacccaaacGGTGGCTCATCGCCTCTAACTCTAGTTTttggagatctggtgccctcttctggcccccagacacaggtggtgcacagacatgcaggcaggcaaaacacccatacacataaacattcattaaaaataaataaacaaaggccgggcggtggtggcgcacgcatttaatcccagcactcgggaggcagagccaggcagatctctgtgagtttgaggccagcctgggctacagagtgagttccaggacaggctgcagagctacacagagaaaccctgtcccgaaaaaccaataaacaaacaaacaagcaattaaAAAAGTAGTCACCAGGCCAGGCAcagtagcgcacacctttaaccccagcgctcaggaggcagaggcaggcagatctctgtgagttcgaggccagccagtgAAACGCTgtcagggtggaggtggggggacagacagacacaaaaaagaaacaatcgAGACACCGTGGCTTGTCTGGGGCGGTAACCATGCTCGTGGTAAACACTGGGTCTCCTCAGACAGCCCAGGGAGGATTTCACAATAGAAGctgtgcacatctgtgttcaGGGTTGAAGGGCACCAGGAGTGACAGGACACAGCTGGAAACCACTGTCACCGTGTTCAGTGGGGCGTGGCTTATTTTCTGGGAGTTGGGTAAGGAGCAAGTCATGTTTTCTCAAAGGTGAATGAATGGAGGTTAGCTAATGATGGTTTGatgtcctttcctcttttcttccaggaattCAGAAGCACGCTAAGCAAGTGAGTGAACCTAACCATTCCTCAGTCTTCCCAAGCTCCTTTGCCCTCCCACCAAGCTTTCTCTCTTCATCCCAACACCACCTCTCACCTCCTGACCCCCAACTCCTACTTCCTTACCTGGGTCCCTTTGGAGGCAAAGGCCCCCATACCTGCCTGTGGGAATTCCTACATGAAGTTggccttcccttttcctcttacaGGAAGCAGTTGGGAAGAAGGGTTGGGGATCGGGAGGGAGAGAGGGCgggagaaaagagaacaagatAGTTTGATGATATTCTCTTCAAAGGCAATTCTCCAATCATGGAACTCCttcccccagccccacctcctaaaggctgtGCTATCTCCCAGGAGTGCACATGTTGGTAATCAGGCCTCTAGGACTGCATGTATCTGTAGCACCCCCTAACTGTCAGAGGGCACCCGAGTGAGCTGGGGCTCTTGGGACTTCCTCGGGGGCCTTGTCCTGCAGATGCAGCAGTATGCCTGGTTCCAAGCCAACCACGGTCTCGTCGGAGATGAAGAATAAAGTGTGGAATGTTTCCCTCAAGAGTTTCATCTTAAAAGGATTGCTGAAGAAGTTCAAAGGTATGGGCCGTGGGTGTGGGCTGGGCCATGCAGTGTTGAGGGGAGGGGGCGTGCTCCCGGTAGGCCCATGGGACCTAAAGGTGTGTCTTTCCTGAACTGAGAAGAGGAGTCAGGAGTTGGGGCATACCGAAGCCAGATTGTTCTGGGAAGGCACTGATGACAGTGCCCTCTGGGTTCCCCGGGGCATCCTGCTTTCCACGGGGACAGACAGATTAGAAGAGTACGGGGGCAggaagaaggctgaggggggagatgTCAGGTCAGACCGGTTCTAGATaatagagggagaaagggaagtggTGGAGCTAGCACACTTGGgggtcccttctcctcctcttcccgtCTTGGTCTGTACTTGCAAATCTTGGCCTCCAGAGAAGCTGGAGTCAGGTGGGCTCTATTGTGTGGGGAGAAGAGGTTTCCTGGCCGGGCCGGGCAGTCTCCCACACTGTGTACATTCGCTCTGCTTTGTTTCTCTGTAGAGGATCTCCGGGGAGagctggagaaagaggagaaaggtaTGGTTGACCGTTGTGACTGGCCAGGTAGGGAACCTGCTCCCTCCCTGCCAGAGGCTGTCTCTCTGGGCTTCACAAATCCCTGTCTGCCCATCCACCTCAGTGCCTATCACTCTGGTTACTGTTctcttgctatgaagagacactaggACCAatgcaactcttgtaaaggaaaacatttcactggggcttgcttactgtGTCAGAGGGAAGTTCGTGATCAGCATGGCTGAAAAtggacaggcatggtgctgtaaCACTAGCCGAGAGTTTTACATCTCCATCTGCAGGCAGCagccagaaagagagaaagagaaagacagagagagacagacagacagactgactgactctCGGCCTGGCTTGGGCTACACAtgtcttccaacaaggccacacctcctaattcttcccaaatagtcccactccctgatgactaagcattcaaacatatgagcctatggttgccattctcattcaaatcaccacaaaggGTATGGAATAAATCCTATAATAGTGTTTACAACTTAGTGCGTTTtgtagctttttatttatttaaattaaattaaattaattaattaatttttgggtttttcaagacagggtttctctgtgtagttttgcgcctttcctggaactcgctctgtaaaccaggctggcctcgaactcacagagatcctcctgcctctcagagATCCCGAGTGCAGCATTTTATTTtggaccttttctttttttttcttttttttttttggtttttcgagacagggtttctctgcgaagctttgcgcctttcctggaactcacttggtagcccaggctggcctcgaactcacagagatccgcctggctctgcctcccgagtgctgggattaaaggcgtgcgccaccaccgcccggcttattttgaACCTTTTCAAACATAacttaaaaggagagagaagagcatAAGACATGCCGCACATGTTCACATCATATATCTTCAGTTGCCAAttggtgaacattttttttttttacagacattgtgttcaatttttttgtttgttcattttgttttttcaagacagggtttttttttgtgtgtgtagctttggcagtcctagaactcgctctgtagatcaggctggcctcaaattcacagagatctgcttgcctctgcttctcaagtgctgggattaaaggtgtgcaccaccactaccacataTAACTGGCTAGATGTGCAGTTTTATAACAAAACAAGATACTGTATTTCCACAAATCTCTCAGATTATACTACCTCTAAAgagacagaatttttctttttcatctttttctggtttttcgaaagggggtttctctgtagctttggagcctgtcctggactagctctgtagaccatggcctcgaactcacagagatcagcctgcctctgcctcccaagtcgtgcgcccagcatcttttttttttttttttttttttttgtctattttaaagacagggtctcactgtatagctctgactggcctggaactgattGCAGACCAGAC
This Peromyscus maniculatus bairdii isolate BWxNUB_F1_BW_parent chromosome 8, HU_Pman_BW_mat_3.1, whole genome shotgun sequence DNA region includes the following protein-coding sequences:
- the Trim7 gene encoding E3 ubiquitin-protein ligase TRIM7 isoform X1, with protein sequence MATVGPRTGPNAGAEALALAAELQGEATCSICLEFFQEPVSVECGHSFCRACITRCWERPAAGTGTATRTLPFPLPCPQCREPARPSQLRPNRQLAAVASLLRRFSLPPTVSGECGTPKAAAGAAAARCSQHGEQLKLYCQDDGRAICVVCDRAREHREHAVLPLEEAVQEAKELLDSRLKALKKELEEYDVFRSTEERESKELLKQMVAEKEKVGAEFQALRAFLVEQEGRLLGRLEVLSREVTQKQNENMAQLENEITQLSKLTSQIQETAQKPDLDFLQEFRSTLSKCSSMPGSKPTTVSSEMKNKVWNVSLKSFILKGLLKKFKEDLRGELEKEEKVELTLDPDTANPRLILSLDLKSVRLGQRAQDLPNYPRRFDTNTRVLASCGFSSGRHHWEVEVGSKDGWAFGVARESVRRKGLTPFTPEEGVWAMQLNNGQYWAVTSPERTPLNCGQLLRVRVALDLEVGAVSFYAVEDMRHLYTFRVNFQERVFPLFSVCSTGTYLRIWP
- the Trim7 gene encoding E3 ubiquitin-protein ligase TRIM7 isoform X2 translates to MATVGPRTGPNAGAEALALAAELQGEATCSICLEFFQEPVSVECGHSFCRACITRCWERPAAGTGTATRTLPFPLPCPQCREPARPSQLRPNRQLAAVASLLRRFSLPPTVSGECGTPKAAAGAAAARCSQHGEQLKLYCQDDGRAICVVCDRAREHREHAVLPLEEAVQEAKELLDSRLKALKKELEEYDVFRSTEERESKELLKQMVAEKEKVGAEFQALRAFLVEQEGRLLGRLEVLSREVTQKQNENMAQLENEITQLSKLTSQIQETAQKPDLDFLQEFRSTLSKCSSMPGSKPTTVSSEMKNKVWNVSLKSFILKGLLKKFKEDLRGELEKEEKGSSQKERKRKTERDRQTD